In Bacillus kexueae, the following proteins share a genomic window:
- a CDS encoding transglycosylase domain-containing protein codes for MSKRNDWKNSVVRFYDKHIQKVRIAYGVTWNLFLLFLILGLIGLAFAGGVGAGYFASLVKDEPIRSYDQMEKQIYDYSETTEVYFANNVYLGKLRADIEREEIELENVSEHVINALIATEDEFFYEHDGVVPKAIMRAIFQEFTNSPIRTGGSTLTQQLIKNQILTNEVSFDRKAKEILLAMRLEKFFSKEEILEAYLNVATFGRNSSGRNIAGVQAAAKGIFGVDAKDLTIPQAAFIAGLPQSPFGYTPFTNKGEVKESLEPGLNRMYTVLSRMHEKGFITEQEYQEALAFDLRANLTESKPSIIESYPYLIFEVEERSRNILMEILAEKDGYTKEDLAKDDQLYSTYYYKADNSLRYDGFVVHTTIDKEIYDRFQKIAKEYQYYGSDKPEKKLNPETGQVETVMEPVEVGAVLIENSTGKIISFVGGRDHSREQTNHATKAPRPNGSTMKPLLAYAPAMELGVVQPGTVIADVPVSYGSYQPKNYGGSYHGLTTVREALKYSYNIPAVKTYSSIMSRDPISYLKQMGFTSIHENDYGALSLALGGMTYGVTVEENVNAYATFANYGEFVDAYLIEKIETKDGETVYEHKPEKRQVFSPQTAYLTLDMMRDVIRSGTAAALNSYLTFRSDWAGKTGTGQDYKDAWFVATNPNVSFGTWIGYDTPKPLQTHYKGLSYGNRNILLWAKLMNAAYEVRPDLVDPSKSFTSPGGIVTRSYCTISGDLPSKLCQEAGLVATDIFNVKYVPRKTDDNLTYGKFVYVNDEAYQVPSSAPSEFVQEGPMLKPDALKSLGITISQLKSLIGDNEKLKNLVLATDNQLSDNGANPTTVSGVKVNGGKLTWSANKDSDVIGYRIYKAANYSKDFKKAGSVPANQSLSLAIGNSPAAYYVVAVDVAGKESAPSNIIKVGNYLEEKPKEEKEEPKEDKPKEESPKEPGGDNSSNENENSSSNNQNQNTSTEENENP; via the coding sequence ATGAGTAAACGAAATGATTGGAAAAACAGCGTCGTTCGTTTTTATGATAAACATATCCAAAAGGTCCGAATTGCATACGGAGTTACTTGGAATTTATTTTTACTATTTCTTATACTCGGTCTTATAGGACTAGCGTTTGCTGGAGGAGTAGGCGCAGGATATTTCGCTTCACTCGTTAAAGACGAACCGATTCGCTCATATGATCAAATGGAAAAGCAAATTTATGACTACTCGGAAACGACAGAAGTATACTTCGCAAATAATGTATACCTAGGGAAGCTAAGAGCCGATATTGAACGTGAAGAAATTGAGCTTGAAAATGTTTCCGAACATGTCATCAATGCCCTTATTGCTACGGAAGACGAATTCTTTTATGAACATGACGGAGTCGTACCAAAAGCAATAATGCGCGCTATTTTCCAAGAATTCACTAACTCACCAATTCGAACAGGTGGAAGTACCCTTACGCAGCAATTAATTAAAAATCAAATCTTAACAAATGAAGTATCATTCGATCGGAAAGCGAAAGAAATTTTATTAGCAATGCGTTTAGAAAAATTCTTCTCAAAAGAAGAAATTTTGGAAGCGTATTTAAATGTAGCGACTTTTGGTCGAAATAGTTCAGGACGTAATATCGCTGGGGTACAAGCAGCTGCAAAAGGCATTTTCGGTGTGGATGCCAAAGACTTAACCATTCCACAAGCAGCATTTATTGCCGGATTGCCACAAAGCCCGTTCGGTTATACACCTTTTACAAATAAGGGTGAGGTAAAAGAAAGCCTTGAACCTGGGTTAAATCGTATGTATACGGTTTTAAGTCGAATGCATGAAAAAGGGTTTATTACCGAACAGGAATATCAAGAAGCATTAGCTTTCGACTTACGGGCGAATTTAACGGAAAGCAAACCATCGATTATCGAAAGCTATCCGTACTTAATTTTTGAGGTAGAAGAACGATCACGTAATATTTTAATGGAAATACTCGCCGAAAAAGATGGGTATACAAAAGAGGATTTAGCAAAAGATGATCAGCTCTACTCAACCTACTATTATAAAGCGGATAACAGCCTGCGTTATGATGGGTTTGTTGTGCATACAACCATAGATAAAGAAATTTATGACCGGTTCCAAAAAATCGCAAAGGAATACCAATATTACGGTTCTGATAAGCCTGAAAAAAAACTAAATCCAGAAACCGGTCAAGTCGAAACGGTTATGGAGCCGGTTGAAGTCGGTGCCGTTTTGATCGAAAACAGCACTGGAAAAATTATTAGTTTCGTCGGTGGACGGGACCATAGTCGAGAGCAAACAAACCATGCGACAAAAGCGCCAAGACCAAACGGATCGACAATGAAGCCACTTTTGGCCTATGCACCAGCAATGGAGCTTGGTGTTGTCCAACCTGGAACCGTCATCGCTGACGTTCCAGTAAGTTACGGAAGTTATCAGCCGAAAAACTACGGAGGAAGCTATCACGGTCTGACGACAGTAAGAGAAGCATTAAAATATTCTTACAACATCCCAGCTGTTAAAACATACTCATCAATCATGTCTCGAGACCCTATTTCCTACTTAAAGCAAATGGGATTCACGTCTATCCATGAGAATGATTATGGCGCATTATCTCTTGCACTCGGCGGAATGACCTATGGGGTCACGGTTGAAGAAAATGTTAATGCGTATGCAACATTTGCTAATTACGGTGAGTTTGTCGATGCTTATTTAATTGAAAAAATTGAAACTAAAGATGGCGAAACGGTCTATGAGCATAAACCAGAAAAACGACAAGTATTCTCTCCACAAACAGCCTATTTAACGCTTGACATGATGCGAGATGTCATTCGAAGCGGAACAGCTGCTGCATTAAATAGTTACTTAACCTTCCGTTCTGACTGGGCAGGTAAAACAGGAACAGGTCAAGACTATAAAGATGCATGGTTTGTGGCGACGAATCCAAATGTATCTTTTGGAACGTGGATAGGTTACGATACTCCTAAACCTTTACAAACTCATTATAAAGGCTTAAGCTATGGTAACCGTAATATTTTATTATGGGCAAAGCTTATGAACGCTGCTTATGAAGTTCGGCCAGATCTCGTAGATCCAAGTAAATCATTCACGTCACCAGGGGGAATCGTTACTCGCTCTTACTGTACAATATCAGGTGACTTACCATCTAAACTTTGTCAAGAAGCTGGCTTAGTTGCGACCGATATCTTCAATGTCAAATACGTGCCAAGGAAAACAGACGATAATTTAACTTATGGCAAGTTCGTCTATGTTAACGATGAAGCGTATCAAGTTCCTTCATCTGCACCAAGTGAGTTTGTACAAGAGGGGCCAATGTTGAAGCCCGATGCGTTAAAATCATTAGGAATCACCATCTCACAACTCAAATCTTTAATTGGTGATAATGAAAAGCTGAAAAATTTAGTTTTAGCAACGGATAACCAATTATCCGATAATGGTGCTAACCCTACAACCGTATCAGGGGTCAAAGTTAATGGCGGCAAGTTAACATGGTCTGCTAATAAAGACAGTGATGTCATTGGCTACCGTATTTATAAGGCGGCAAATTACTCAAAAGATTTCAAAAAAGCAGGAAGTGTTCCTGCAAATCAATCATTATCCCTTGCAATTGGAAATTCTCCTGCCGCTTATTATGTCGTTGCAGTAGATGTCGCTGGTAAAGAGTCAGCACCATCTAACATCATCAAAGTTGGTAACTATTTGGAAGAAAAACCGAAAGAAGAAAAGGAAGAACCAAAAGAAGATAAGCCGAAAGAAGAGTCACCTAAAGAACCAGGTGGAGACAATTCTTCAAACGAAAATGAAAACTCTTCTTCCAACAACCAAAATCAAAATACTTCAACTGAAGAAAATGAAAACCCGTAG
- the tyrS gene encoding tyrosine--tRNA ligase, translating into MNMLLEDLKFRGLINQMTDEEGLEKLLSEEKIKLYCGYDPTADSLHIGHLLPILMLKRFQEAGHHPIALVGGGTGLIGDPSGKKAERSLNEKEVVQEWSNRIKDQLSRFLDFDRKENPAVIANNYEWIGSLDVISFLRDIGKSFGINYMLAKETVSSRIETGISFTEFSYMILQSFDFLKLYQTQNCKLQIGGSDQWGNITAGLELIRKTEENAKAFGLTVPLVTKADGTKFGKTEGGAIWLDKEKTSPYEFYQFWINTDDRDVVKYLKYFTFLSKEEIEELANQVETAPEKRAAQKRLAEEVTKLVHGEEALQQAINISEALFSGSIEKLTVEEIKQGFKDVPSFEVTEEEIGLIDLLVQAKISPSKRQAREDISNGAIYINGERKQELDYTLTAEDKIEGQFTVIRRGKKKYFLIKHV; encoded by the coding sequence ATGAATATGTTATTGGAAGATTTAAAGTTCCGTGGACTAATTAATCAAATGACAGATGAAGAAGGGCTAGAAAAATTATTATCAGAGGAAAAGATTAAACTGTATTGTGGATACGATCCAACTGCTGATAGTCTTCATATCGGTCACTTATTACCGATTTTAATGTTAAAACGATTCCAAGAAGCTGGTCACCATCCGATTGCACTTGTTGGTGGAGGTACCGGGTTAATTGGAGACCCAAGTGGTAAAAAAGCAGAGCGATCTCTTAATGAAAAAGAGGTAGTTCAAGAATGGTCAAACCGTATCAAAGACCAGTTGTCTCGATTTTTAGATTTTGATCGAAAAGAGAATCCTGCTGTCATTGCGAATAACTACGAGTGGATTGGCTCTTTAGATGTCATTTCGTTTTTACGAGACATCGGTAAAAGCTTCGGTATTAACTACATGTTAGCGAAAGAAACTGTTTCGTCACGTATTGAGACAGGAATCTCTTTCACTGAATTTAGCTACATGATTTTACAATCATTTGACTTCTTAAAGCTCTACCAAACGCAAAACTGTAAGCTTCAAATTGGTGGAAGCGATCAGTGGGGAAATATTACAGCAGGATTAGAGTTAATCCGTAAAACAGAAGAAAATGCTAAAGCTTTCGGCCTAACGGTTCCTCTTGTTACAAAAGCGGACGGAACGAAATTTGGTAAAACAGAAGGTGGAGCAATTTGGTTAGATAAAGAAAAAACATCTCCGTATGAATTCTACCAATTCTGGATTAATACAGACGACCGTGATGTTGTAAAATATTTAAAATACTTTACTTTCCTTTCGAAGGAAGAAATTGAAGAGCTTGCAAACCAAGTTGAAACAGCACCAGAAAAACGTGCTGCACAAAAACGACTAGCAGAAGAAGTGACAAAGCTTGTGCACGGTGAAGAAGCTTTACAACAAGCCATTAACATTTCTGAAGCGCTATTTAGTGGAAGTATTGAGAAACTAACAGTAGAAGAAATTAAACAAGGTTTTAAAGATGTTCCTTCATTTGAAGTAACGGAAGAAGAAATCGGTTTAATTGACCTATTAGTTCAAGCGAAAATTTCGCCGTCTAAACGCCAAGCGCGTGAGGATATCTCAAATGGTGCCATCTATATTAATGGAGAGCGAAAGCAAGAGCTGGATTACACATTAACAGCAGAAGATAAGATTGAAGGACAGTTTACTGTCATTCGCCGTGGAAAGAAAAAATATTTCTTAATTAAGCATGTTTAA
- a CDS encoding DMT family transporter produces MQGSSVRTKTSPFLKMSLAMIIFGSIGFFSVQTNLPSFELVFVRCVFATLFLSLCWFVTGEYKKDRWERKEIYQVLICGFFLVFNWVFLFKAFENMSVTIEISLYHLAPIFVLLIGSFIFKEKLTVVSVVATIVCFFGAVFIAGTNDFLLFSQLMSSGMIWGFLAALFYAFTTITGKGIQKMNAYSMTFLQTFLGIFFLIPFIDFSSFQGLSAKNWGYIIATGFIHTGIVYYLFFDSLRNLSTRLISILVFLDPTVAILLDIAFTGFRPSFTQIIGIFLIFTGMTLSFVKQRNYNLEGQTEIKGI; encoded by the coding sequence ATGCAAGGAAGTAGTGTTAGAACCAAAACTTCTCCTTTTTTAAAAATGTCTTTAGCTATGATAATTTTCGGTTCAATTGGCTTTTTTTCAGTGCAAACAAATTTGCCATCATTTGAGCTTGTGTTTGTTAGATGTGTGTTTGCCACTTTATTTTTAAGCTTATGTTGGTTCGTAACCGGAGAATATAAGAAGGATAGGTGGGAGAGAAAAGAAATCTATCAAGTGTTGATTTGTGGCTTTTTTCTCGTGTTTAATTGGGTATTTCTTTTTAAAGCATTTGAGAATATGTCAGTTACGATTGAGATATCACTTTATCATTTGGCACCCATCTTTGTATTGCTCATCGGTAGCTTTATTTTTAAAGAAAAATTAACGGTAGTTTCCGTAGTTGCGACTATCGTCTGTTTTTTTGGAGCGGTATTTATAGCGGGGACTAATGATTTTCTTCTGTTTAGTCAACTAATGTCATCAGGTATGATATGGGGGTTTTTAGCTGCTCTATTTTATGCGTTTACAACTATAACAGGTAAAGGTATACAGAAAATGAATGCGTACTCGATGACATTTTTGCAGACGTTTTTAGGAATATTTTTTTTGATTCCGTTTATCGATTTCAGCTCTTTTCAAGGGTTAAGCGCTAAGAACTGGGGGTACATTATTGCCACCGGATTTATACATACAGGTATTGTTTATTATTTATTCTTTGATAGTCTGCGAAACCTTTCAACGAGGCTCATATCCATTCTTGTATTTTTAGATCCGACAGTAGCGATATTGTTAGATATAGCTTTTACTGGCTTTCGCCCATCGTTCACGCAAATCATTGGGATATTTCTTATATTCACTGGAATGACTTTAAGCTTTGTGAAACAGAGGAATTATAATCTTGAAGGACAAACAGAGATAAAGGGAATATAA
- the rpsD gene encoding 30S ribosomal protein S4: MARYTGPSWKISRRLGISLSGTGKELEKRPYAPGQHGPGQRKKLSEYGLQLQEKQKLRHMYGVNERQFRNTFVRAGKMTGKHGENFMILLESRLDNLVYRLGLARTRRQARQLVNHGHILVDGSRVDIPSYQVQPGQTIAVREKSRNLTIIKEAIEVNNFVPEYLTFDAEKLEGTFNRLPERSELSVEINEALIVEFYSR, encoded by the coding sequence ATGGCTCGTTATACAGGTCCATCTTGGAAAATTTCTCGCCGTTTAGGAATTTCTTTAAGCGGTACAGGTAAAGAATTAGAAAAGCGTCCTTACGCTCCAGGTCAGCATGGCCCAGGTCAGCGTAAAAAACTTTCTGAGTACGGTTTACAATTACAAGAAAAGCAAAAACTTCGTCATATGTACGGAGTAAACGAGCGTCAATTCCGTAACACGTTCGTAAGAGCTGGTAAAATGACTGGTAAACACGGTGAAAACTTCATGATTCTTTTAGAATCTCGTTTAGACAACCTTGTATACCGTCTTGGGTTAGCTCGCACTCGTCGTCAAGCTCGCCAATTAGTAAACCACGGACACATCTTAGTTGATGGAAGCCGCGTAGACATTCCATCTTACCAAGTACAACCAGGTCAAACAATTGCTGTTCGCGAAAAATCTCGCAACCTTACAATCATCAAAGAAGCAATTGAAGTAAACAACTTCGTACCTGAGTACTTAACTTTTGACGCAGAGAAGCTTGAAGGTACATTCAACCGTTTACCAGAGCGTTCTGAGCTTTCTGTTGAAATTAACGAAGCATTAATCGTTGAGTTCTACTCTCGTTAA
- a CDS encoding sensor domain-containing diguanylate cyclase produces the protein MSELSILMRLKGLLFDYFASNQKVNDFYKFVDLFLKIVQKEFDLNQIHVWKRVSGDLYILQNTTGPQINRSSTIIRFERKSLVMMPAENKAYLFNERDSECPAVIELQGIDRLLGHSDRWYEQLSQICFTVMDYGWNQYIQYSQKHRFKNLFSVTEKLHSSMDKEEVLYNLHEIFSSTFPDLSYNFLLSHDYNLHKSIPVKDLEQELNTNEEAMIAFLSGKVQRKYANEKNYAYFPISGMQGVYGIIQMVSEDHFLLNDSDYMFIELASKAGGKALENAKLYEQSKRLINDLQLINDTSQKINKDLRISDTMEYMISQMIQSFSADEAAFIYLNDEGDVSLLPGSTPFFEDRASKMYIQFVLKRIVNEREGLFIGNLMNYVKKCKFQSLMAVPMIESENVKGFAIVLRKESYAFTFDMYKLMQSLIYHSTLAFINSMLREELENLVITDQLTKLYSRKYLDESIQTSMKRDSRGVFILVDIDNFKRINDSYGHQVGDEVICQVARIIKTNIREGDIGARWGGEELAVYLPKADFDAGLLVANRLVSSVKKQTNPNATISCGVSYWDVQKEDTAKQLFKRADAALYLAKNNGKNRVYTEADLSQSS, from the coding sequence ATGTCAGAATTATCCATATTAATGCGACTAAAAGGCTTATTGTTTGATTATTTTGCTTCAAACCAAAAGGTGAATGATTTTTATAAATTTGTGGATTTGTTCTTAAAAATTGTACAAAAGGAATTCGACTTAAATCAAATTCATGTGTGGAAACGAGTGTCCGGTGACTTATACATACTACAAAATACAACCGGCCCTCAAATTAACCGTTCGAGTACAATCATACGTTTCGAACGAAAATCACTAGTTATGATGCCGGCTGAAAATAAAGCATATTTGTTTAATGAAAGAGATTCAGAATGCCCTGCTGTTATTGAACTTCAAGGAATCGATCGATTACTTGGACATTCCGATAGATGGTACGAACAGCTCTCACAAATTTGTTTTACTGTTATGGATTATGGTTGGAATCAATACATCCAATATTCTCAAAAACATCGGTTTAAAAATTTATTTTCCGTAACTGAAAAGCTTCACTCCTCAATGGATAAAGAAGAAGTGCTATATAATTTACATGAAATTTTTTCAAGCACGTTTCCAGATTTGTCTTATAACTTCTTATTATCTCATGATTACAATTTACACAAAAGCATTCCTGTGAAAGATTTAGAACAAGAGTTGAATACAAATGAAGAAGCGATGATAGCGTTTTTGTCCGGAAAAGTGCAACGGAAGTATGCTAACGAAAAGAATTATGCGTATTTCCCGATTAGTGGTATGCAAGGAGTATACGGTATTATTCAAATGGTGTCGGAAGACCACTTCCTATTAAATGATAGCGACTATATGTTCATCGAACTAGCTTCTAAAGCTGGCGGAAAAGCGTTAGAAAATGCGAAATTGTATGAACAATCAAAACGGTTGATAAACGACTTGCAATTAATTAATGATACGAGTCAGAAAATTAATAAAGATTTACGAATTTCGGATACGATGGAATACATGATTAGTCAAATGATTCAATCATTTTCAGCTGATGAGGCTGCTTTTATTTATTTAAATGATGAAGGAGATGTATCTTTACTTCCAGGTAGTACGCCATTTTTCGAAGACCGTGCTTCCAAAATGTATATACAGTTTGTGTTGAAGCGGATTGTGAATGAACGAGAAGGATTGTTTATCGGAAACCTCATGAATTATGTGAAAAAATGCAAGTTTCAGTCTCTGATGGCAGTTCCAATGATTGAGAGTGAGAATGTTAAAGGCTTTGCTATTGTTCTTCGGAAGGAAAGCTATGCCTTTACATTCGATATGTATAAGCTGATGCAATCGTTGATTTATCATTCGACTTTAGCCTTTATAAATTCAATGCTGCGAGAAGAGCTGGAAAATCTAGTCATTACAGATCAACTAACTAAGTTATATTCAAGAAAATATTTAGATGAATCCATTCAAACGTCAATGAAAAGAGATTCTAGAGGTGTATTCATTTTAGTAGATATTGATAATTTCAAACGCATAAATGATTCATATGGTCATCAAGTCGGAGATGAGGTCATTTGTCAAGTGGCCAGAATTATTAAAACGAATATACGAGAAGGAGATATTGGAGCAAGGTGGGGAGGAGAAGAGCTTGCAGTTTATCTTCCGAAAGCAGACTTTGATGCTGGGTTACTTGTTGCCAATCGACTCGTTTCTTCCGTAAAAAAACAGACAAATCCGAATGCTACAATTTCGTGTGGTGTTTCATATTGGGACGTTCAAAAAGAAGATACCGCTAAGCAGCTATTTAAACGAGCGGATGCGGCCTTGTACTTAGCGAAAAATAATGGGAAAAACCGCGTGTATACAGAAGCGGATTTATCTCAGTCATCATAA
- the megL gene encoding methionine gamma-lyase translates to MGKHRKKDTEMIHGMKKEEDAYRSLTPPIYQTSTFVFDSAEQGQNRFSGDEGGYIYSRLSNPTVRELEERIALIEEGEEALAFSSGMGAVSAILTTLTKTGDHIVCSKGVYGCTYGFLKMMKEKYRVDFSFHNLSNQEMIEEAIQPNTSCIYVETPINPTMEIIDLELVVKVAKSHGIPVVVDNTFSSPYLQNPLSVGCDVVIHSATKYIGGHGDVIAGIAVGNKKLMNLVAMTARKDIGASLSPFDAWLLLRGIKTLAIRMDRHSEHALKIAEMLERHPAVEEVYYPFLPSHPQYELAKKQMRKGGGLITFKLKGADKEETQKFMNRLKLIQIAVSLGDAESLIQHPATMTHAVVDEEERIKMGITDNMVRLSVGLEAWEDIWNDLDQALQ, encoded by the coding sequence GTGGGAAAACATCGAAAAAAAGATACTGAAATGATACACGGAATGAAAAAAGAGGAAGATGCTTATCGGAGTTTAACGCCACCAATCTATCAAACGTCAACGTTTGTTTTTGATTCGGCCGAACAAGGTCAAAATCGTTTCAGCGGTGACGAGGGTGGTTACATTTACTCTCGACTTTCGAACCCAACCGTTCGAGAACTAGAGGAAAGAATAGCTTTAATTGAAGAAGGAGAAGAAGCGCTTGCGTTCAGCTCTGGCATGGGAGCAGTATCAGCTATTTTAACGACTTTAACCAAAACCGGAGATCACATTGTATGTTCAAAAGGTGTATATGGTTGTACGTATGGGTTTTTGAAGATGATGAAAGAAAAGTATAGGGTCGATTTTTCATTTCATAATTTGTCCAATCAAGAGATGATAGAGGAGGCAATTCAGCCTAATACATCTTGTATATATGTAGAAACCCCTATAAACCCAACAATGGAAATCATTGATTTAGAATTGGTTGTAAAAGTGGCAAAATCGCATGGTATTCCTGTCGTTGTCGATAATACATTTAGCTCACCATATCTTCAAAATCCACTTTCTGTCGGATGTGATGTCGTTATTCATAGTGCGACTAAATATATCGGTGGTCATGGTGATGTTATTGCAGGAATCGCCGTTGGAAATAAAAAATTGATGAATCTCGTTGCGATGACAGCAAGAAAGGACATCGGTGCTAGTCTTTCCCCTTTTGATGCTTGGTTACTATTACGGGGAATTAAAACATTGGCGATACGAATGGATCGGCACTCTGAGCATGCATTAAAAATTGCAGAAATGCTCGAACGCCACCCAGCTGTTGAGGAGGTCTATTATCCATTTTTGCCGTCGCATCCCCAATATGAATTAGCGAAAAAGCAAATGAGAAAAGGTGGAGGTCTCATCACTTTTAAGTTAAAAGGTGCTGATAAGGAAGAAACACAGAAATTTATGAATCGGTTAAAACTAATTCAAATTGCTGTCAGCCTTGGAGATGCTGAATCGCTAATACAACATCCAGCAACAATGACACATGCTGTTGTCGATGAAGAAGAAAGAATAAAGATGGGAATTACAGATAACATGGTTCGCTTGTCAGTCGGTCTTGAAGCATGGGAAGATATTTGGAATGATTTAGATCAGGCTTTACAATAA
- a CDS encoding GAF domain-containing protein, protein MFHVESYTGTKEENYNLVIKQLKALLHGETNQTANLANASALLNQFLENINWVGFYLNDVEKEELVLGPFQGLPACVRIPLGKGVCGTAAEKMKTERVANVHEFPGHIACDAASQSEIVVPIIKNNQLIGVLDIDSPILNRFDETDQEYLEQFVQALIEFL, encoded by the coding sequence ATGTTTCATGTAGAAAGTTACACTGGTACGAAGGAAGAAAATTACAATCTCGTCATTAAACAATTAAAGGCATTACTGCATGGAGAAACTAATCAGACAGCTAATTTAGCAAACGCTTCAGCCCTTTTAAATCAATTTCTTGAAAACATTAATTGGGTTGGGTTTTATCTAAATGATGTGGAGAAAGAAGAATTAGTCCTCGGTCCATTCCAAGGGCTACCTGCATGCGTGCGCATTCCACTTGGAAAGGGCGTTTGTGGAACAGCAGCAGAAAAAATGAAAACAGAACGCGTAGCAAATGTTCATGAATTCCCAGGACATATCGCTTGTGATGCAGCCTCTCAATCTGAAATCGTCGTTCCGATTATTAAAAACAACCAATTAATCGGCGTTTTAGATATCGACAGCCCAATTCTCAATCGATTTGATGAAACAGACCAGGAATATTTAGAGCAATTCGTTCAAGCTCTAATAGAATTTTTATAA
- the refZ gene encoding forespore capture DNA-binding protein RefZ has protein sequence MSSNSSLTKEKIIDAAIALFNTKGYSGTSVREISQKANVNVAHISYYFNSKGGLLEFLVSQFYEGYLARIDLDNWQQTPSSAKEILNQMIWDILLYQHKNRQLTRFVYREITLDTVLIREVMTTYLAKEKYLFRNILERGKTEGEFLPVAFPHMFVQLKGMLMMPFLQGQYLSEVLHLQVHDEYFLKQYYHDIKNWLDHFLYKQTVEKVAL, from the coding sequence TTGTCTAGTAACTCCAGTCTAACGAAAGAGAAAATTATCGACGCCGCTATTGCCTTGTTTAATACAAAAGGTTATTCAGGTACTTCTGTCCGTGAAATCTCCCAAAAAGCCAATGTGAATGTTGCTCATATTTCATACTACTTTAACAGCAAAGGTGGCTTATTAGAATTTTTAGTTTCGCAATTTTATGAAGGTTATTTAGCCAGAATTGATTTAGATAATTGGCAACAAACTCCATCAAGTGCAAAAGAAATATTAAATCAAATGATTTGGGATATTCTACTATATCAACATAAAAATCGTCAACTAACCCGATTTGTTTACAGAGAAATAACGCTTGATACCGTTCTGATCCGAGAAGTGATGACGACATATTTAGCAAAAGAAAAGTATTTATTCCGGAATATATTAGAACGAGGGAAAACGGAAGGAGAGTTCCTTCCTGTCGCATTTCCTCATATGTTTGTACAGTTAAAAGGCATGCTTATGATGCCGTTTTTGCAAGGGCAATATTTGTCAGAGGTTCTTCACCTACAAGTTCATGATGAATACTTTCTGAAACAGTACTATCACGATATCAAAAATTGGTTAGATCATTTTCTGTATAAACAAACAGTGGAAAAAGTTGCGTTATAA
- the hisJ gene encoding histidinol-phosphatase HisJ, with translation MEKRDGHIHSPFCPHGSNDSLVDYIEQAISKGFTSITFTEHAPLPHNFIDPTPLKDSAMPISMLETYFKELSELKKMYAHKIKIQIGLEVDYIEGYENETKKFLDTYGPNLDDSILSVHFLKSEDKYFCLDFSPKMFEDLIVHVGSLDAVYHLYYETILKAITTNLGKYKPKRLGHLTLINKFQRLFPQPASYEVPYNTIFQAIKRNHIELDVNVAGLRKENCKETYPPISIIEMAKKENIPLVYGSDAHTGKDVGIDYHHVSSLL, from the coding sequence ATGGAAAAACGTGACGGACACATACACAGCCCTTTTTGTCCACATGGTTCTAACGATTCGTTAGTGGATTATATCGAACAAGCCATCAGCAAAGGTTTCACTTCTATCACTTTTACAGAACATGCTCCATTACCACATAATTTTATAGATCCAACACCGTTGAAGGATAGCGCAATGCCAATAAGTATGCTCGAAACCTACTTCAAGGAACTTAGTGAGCTAAAGAAAATGTATGCTCATAAAATCAAAATCCAAATAGGGCTTGAAGTCGATTATATTGAAGGGTATGAGAATGAAACGAAAAAATTTCTAGACACATACGGTCCTAATTTAGACGACAGTATTTTATCTGTCCATTTTTTAAAATCGGAGGACAAATATTTTTGTTTAGATTTTTCACCTAAGATGTTTGAAGATTTAATTGTTCACGTAGGAAGCCTTGATGCAGTGTACCACTTATATTATGAAACGATTTTAAAAGCCATTACGACAAACCTCGGCAAATATAAACCGAAGAGGCTCGGTCATTTAACACTAATAAATAAATTCCAAAGATTATTCCCTCAGCCTGCATCCTACGAAGTACCTTACAATACGATTTTTCAAGCGATAAAACGAAATCATATCGAGTTGGATGTTAATGTTGCTGGTTTGCGTAAAGAGAATTGCAAGGAGACATACCCGCCTATTTCTATTATTGAAATGGCAAAAAAGGAAAACATCCCTCTCGTATATGGATCAGATGCCCATACCGGGAAGGATGTTGGAATCGATTATCATCACGTGTCGTCACTTTTATAA